The proteins below come from a single Zhouia spongiae genomic window:
- a CDS encoding TlpA family protein disulfide reductase: MKVLDFIIGILCLVSVSSCKTANNESDERVAGAQPVVITGQILGSDKTVDSIQIYFGGDIPFNRRLGVDRQRVKTDENKYFKYTSPLTNKPERFYLFSLRNRDKKPYLAYGDNIQNYLVQPGDSIHITIDQRGEETKFSFSGRGSAKFTALWRADQLVSSQESFKAIVDAEIKLKGLKGVDINKARMTLGDSILKAQLNTLEQYKKEVDPYVFQIMQADILGNVKSKYKSSFNIKAEELTEKKAALYKRLIEESLQADLPDDVLAESPFYVRYLSNITMTELKLNNPGDASYNKNNIQVKHFGEFCSLLRNSYSGYLREKLILFNLQSMRVQDTYGLDECLQASYALIKTPELKKIIDDWYGKKIRGAKAYNFSLTDVHGNEVQLSDFKGKVVYLDIWFTGCGGCLALAKEVDHKVYPEFKDNKDVAFVSISFDKSKKQWLKSVESQKYGLKEYVNLYTSGLGIEHPFLKYYGVRGGPTTMIIDRKGRIYSSAPPKQGKAYELIALIQEALRN, translated from the coding sequence ATGAAAGTTTTAGATTTTATTATAGGCATCTTATGTTTAGTATCAGTTTCCAGTTGTAAAACAGCCAACAATGAATCCGATGAGCGGGTAGCTGGTGCTCAACCTGTGGTTATTACAGGACAAATTCTTGGTAGTGATAAAACAGTAGATTCAATACAGATTTATTTTGGTGGAGATATACCATTTAATAGAAGGCTAGGGGTCGATCGTCAAAGAGTTAAAACGGATGAAAACAAGTATTTTAAGTATACATCTCCATTAACCAATAAGCCAGAACGATTCTACTTATTTTCATTGAGAAACAGGGATAAGAAACCATATTTGGCTTATGGTGATAATATTCAAAACTATCTTGTACAACCCGGAGATAGTATTCATATCACTATTGACCAACGTGGTGAGGAAACAAAGTTCTCCTTTTCCGGTAGGGGATCGGCGAAATTTACTGCACTTTGGAGGGCTGATCAGTTGGTAAGTAGCCAGGAAAGTTTTAAGGCAATAGTGGACGCAGAAATCAAGCTTAAAGGATTAAAGGGGGTAGATATAAATAAGGCCAGAATGACTTTAGGAGATTCTATACTTAAAGCTCAATTAAATACCTTAGAACAATATAAGAAAGAGGTAGATCCGTATGTTTTTCAAATTATGCAGGCGGATATTTTAGGAAACGTAAAATCAAAATACAAAAGTTCCTTTAATATTAAAGCGGAAGAACTGACCGAAAAGAAAGCCGCATTATACAAAAGGCTTATAGAAGAATCGCTTCAAGCAGATCTTCCTGATGATGTTTTAGCGGAGTCTCCTTTTTATGTGCGTTATTTGTCCAATATAACCATGACCGAGCTTAAACTAAATAATCCTGGTGATGCTTCTTATAATAAGAATAATATTCAGGTTAAGCATTTCGGAGAATTTTGTTCCCTGCTTCGTAATTCATATTCTGGTTATCTAAGGGAAAAGCTGATATTATTCAACCTGCAAAGCATGCGTGTTCAGGATACTTATGGTTTGGACGAATGTTTGCAAGCAAGCTATGCTTTAATTAAAACCCCAGAACTTAAGAAGATTATTGATGATTGGTATGGAAAAAAAATAAGAGGGGCAAAGGCTTATAATTTCTCCCTTACTGATGTACATGGAAATGAGGTGCAATTGTCGGATTTTAAGGGAAAGGTAGTTTATCTGGATATTTGGTTTACAGGCTGTGGCGGATGTTTAGCCTTGGCAAAAGAGGTTGATCATAAGGTATATCCCGAGTTTAAAGATAATAAGGATGTGGCATTTGTTTCTATATCATTTGATAAAAGTAAAAAGCAGTGGTTAAAAAGTGTTGAATCACAAAAATATGGATTGAAAGAATATGTTAACCTATATACCAGTGGTTTGGGTATAGAACATCCTTTTTTGAAATATTATGGGGTAAGAGGCGGCCCAACTACAATGATTATAGATCGGAAGGGTCGGATATATTCATCAGCACCGCCAAAACAAGGAAAAGCATATGAATTGATAGCCCTAATACAAGAAGCATTAAGGAATTGA